Proteins from a genomic interval of Quercus robur chromosome 9, dhQueRobu3.1, whole genome shotgun sequence:
- the LOC126698961 gene encoding phytolongin Phyl1.1-like, with protein MVMDTIQNTVHYCCVSRGSRILYTHSSGDREIENLAALCLERAPPFHRWYFETARKRTFGFFMEDGYVYFAIVDEGVGNSSILQFLEHVREEFKKIARKGSRGSFSSMNSIGLQEQLVPIIRRLINSLDNVSQNGNDWIAETGLSPSPSDANGQIEATSSTKAPLLGKSSKQEKKAKDHVIAMRDIESEGHRRSTDRGVKADLETPDSNNQVGVGSSASLQKDLGSMRFRSSSQIVRKKWWRQVRIILAIDAAVCLLLFVIWLCICHGISCIS; from the coding sequence ATGGTCATGGATACGATTCAGAATACGGTTCactattgttgtgtttcaaggGGTAGCAGGATTTTGTACACTCATAGCAGTGGAGACcgtgaaattgaaaatttggctGCTTTGTGCTTGGAAAGGGCTCCCCCATTCCACCGTTGGTATTTCGAGACAGCACGCAAAAGgacttttggattttttatggAAGATGGCTATGTTTATTTTGCAATTGTCGATGAGGGTGTGGGTAACTCCAGCATTCTTCAATTTCTAGAGCATGTGAGAGAAGAATTCAAGAAGATAGCTAGAAAAGGTTCAAGAGGAAGTTTTTCAAGTATGAACTCAATTGGTCTACAAGAACAATTAGTGCCTATCATCCGCCGCTTGATCAACTCGTTGGACAATGTTTCTCAAAATGGCAATGACTGGATAGCTGAAACAGGTTTGTCTCCATCCCCAAGTGATGCAAATGGCCAAATTGAAGCCACTAGTTCTACAAAAGCCCCCTTGTTGGGAAAATCTAGCAAGCAAGAGAAGAAGGCAAAGGATCATGTGATTGCAATGAGAGACATCGAGTCGGAGGGGCATCGAAGATCTACAGATAGAGGAGTCAAAGCTGATTTGGAAACTCCAGATTCTAATAATCAAGTTGGAGTTGGTTCCTCGGCCTCATTACAGAAGGATTTGGGTTCAATGAGGTTCAGATCAAGCTCTCAAATTGTCCGAAAGAAATGGTGGCGCCAAGTACGAATTATTCTTGCCATTGACGCGGCTGTTTGTTTGTTACTTTTTGTGATCTGGTTATGCATCTGTCATGGTATTTCATGTATCAGTTGA